The following proteins are co-located in the Pseudomonas synxantha genome:
- a CDS encoding exonuclease SbcCD subunit D C-terminal domain-containing protein → MRLFHTSDWHLGQNLHGQERDFEHACFLEWLLGQLNAQRPDVLLIAGDIFDTVNPPLKAQERLYDFIISAHEQNPKLTIVMIAGNHDSGSRIELPAPLMRRLRTHALGRVLWLDDGQLDAERLLIPLPDAKGKIAAWCLALPFLRPAEVTGAQLGDDYLRGIGQVHEWLITAANAKRKKGQALIAISHAHMAGGSVSEDSERSLIIGNAEALPASLFDKSVGYVALGHLHKPQKVNGEERIRYSGSPIPLSFSEIGYKHQVLDVMFQGERLVSVEPLLIPRSVNLQRLEAAPLAEILTQLAALPDIDLLAETQRHPWLEVRVRLDEPQPDLRQQIETALQGKAVRLVRIAAEYAGQRGNTETDDERLIELDQLTPQELFSRAWQDSYGSEVDEQTLKDFAVLLQEVQQAGEQP, encoded by the coding sequence TTGCGTCTGTTCCACACCTCCGACTGGCACCTGGGCCAAAACCTCCACGGCCAGGAACGCGACTTCGAACACGCCTGTTTCCTTGAGTGGCTGCTGGGCCAACTCAACGCCCAGCGCCCGGATGTGCTGTTGATCGCCGGGGATATCTTCGACACGGTCAACCCGCCGCTCAAGGCCCAGGAGCGTCTGTATGACTTCATCATCAGCGCCCACGAACAAAACCCGAAACTGACCATCGTGATGATCGCCGGTAACCACGACTCCGGTTCGCGTATCGAATTGCCCGCACCGCTGATGCGCCGCCTGCGCACCCATGCCCTGGGCCGGGTGTTGTGGCTGGACGACGGCCAACTGGATGCCGAACGCCTGCTGATTCCACTGCCCGATGCCAAAGGCAAGATTGCCGCCTGGTGCCTGGCATTGCCCTTCCTGCGCCCGGCGGAAGTCACCGGTGCACAGCTGGGTGATGACTACCTGCGCGGTATCGGCCAGGTGCATGAATGGCTGATCACCGCCGCCAACGCCAAACGCAAGAAAGGCCAGGCGCTGATAGCCATCAGCCATGCGCATATGGCCGGCGGTTCGGTGTCGGAAGACTCCGAGCGCAGCCTGATCATCGGCAACGCCGAGGCGCTGCCGGCCAGCCTTTTCGATAAAAGCGTCGGCTATGTTGCCCTCGGCCATTTGCACAAGCCGCAAAAGGTCAATGGTGAAGAGCGCATTCGCTATAGCGGCTCGCCGATTCCGCTGTCGTTTTCCGAAATCGGCTACAAGCACCAGGTACTCGACGTGATGTTCCAGGGCGAACGGCTGGTCAGCGTCGAACCGTTGCTGATTCCACGCTCGGTCAACCTGCAACGCCTGGAAGCCGCGCCCCTGGCCGAGATTCTCACGCAACTGGCCGCGCTGCCGGACATCGACCTGCTGGCCGAAACCCAGCGCCACCCCTGGCTGGAAGTGCGCGTGCGCCTCGACGAGCCGCAACCCGACCTGCGCCAGCAGATCGAAACCGCCCTGCAAGGCAAGGCCGTGCGCCTGGTGCGCATCGCCGCCGAATACGCCGGCCAGCGCGGCAACACCGAAACCGACGACGAGCGCTTGATCGAACTCGACCAGCTCACGCCCCAGGAACTGTTCAGCCGCGCCTGGCAGGACAGCTATGGCAGTGAAGTGGATGAACAGACCTTGAAAGACTTCGCCGTGCTGCTCCAGGAAGTACAACAAGCGGGTGAACAACCATGA
- a CDS encoding BatD family protein — MSRRTTLLLLLAMSTGHAQAANLVASVDRSRLNSGETVELTVESSDVTQFGKPDLSPLDAQFEVSGTRQINQLTTLGGDNHATTRWIITLLPKENGTVIIPPLQVGALKTQPITLQVVETASQNTSAELAPVFIEANLDQTSVYVQAQALLTVRVYHSVSLYDDSSLTPLQIPDARVEQLGESRTYEKVINSIRHGVIETRYALYPQHSGTVMIPAQTFSATLVESRPAQENTLQGTKPGKMIHVSSAALPLTIKPKPDLYPADAPWLPARNLTLSEGWNPTPDHVQVGDSLTRSLTVEAEGLSSAQLPALPSTEVNGLRRYPDQPVLGNQTSDRGLTGSREDREALVPTRAGALELPPVEVVWWNTHEDHLEHTTLPARTVQVAVNPSLLVDTPATPTIITAPDDERLWQWQLSTLLLACTTLLGFGLWWRARRQPAVQRAAQTGPSPRTLLDDLKRATQANDPHATRQALDAWARQQPETLADMAARFVPLSDALDGLNGALYSESGQYWLGDDLWRAIKAIPVAERDQDPATDTTSLPPLYPK; from the coding sequence ATGAGCCGCCGCACCACCCTTCTGCTTCTGCTCGCGATGTCGACAGGCCACGCCCAGGCCGCGAACCTGGTCGCCAGTGTTGACCGCAGCCGCCTCAACTCCGGGGAAACGGTGGAGCTGACGGTGGAATCCAGTGACGTGACCCAGTTCGGCAAGCCGGACCTTTCGCCCCTGGATGCGCAGTTCGAAGTCAGCGGCACTCGCCAGATCAACCAGCTCACCACCCTGGGCGGCGATAACCACGCCACCACCCGCTGGATCATCACCCTGCTGCCCAAGGAAAACGGCACGGTGATCATTCCGCCGCTGCAAGTCGGCGCACTCAAGACCCAGCCGATCACCCTGCAAGTGGTGGAAACCGCCAGCCAGAACACCAGCGCCGAACTGGCCCCGGTGTTTATCGAAGCCAACCTCGACCAGACCAGCGTGTACGTCCAGGCCCAGGCGCTGTTGACCGTGCGCGTATACCACTCGGTATCGCTGTATGACGACAGCAGCCTGACGCCATTGCAGATTCCCGATGCCCGTGTCGAGCAACTGGGCGAGTCGCGCACCTATGAAAAGGTCATCAACAGCATCCGCCATGGCGTGATCGAGACCCGCTACGCCCTCTACCCGCAACACAGCGGCACCGTGATGATTCCGGCGCAGACCTTCAGCGCCACGCTGGTGGAGTCGCGCCCGGCCCAGGAAAACACGCTGCAGGGCACCAAGCCGGGCAAGATGATTCACGTCAGCTCCGCGGCCCTGCCCTTGACCATCAAGCCCAAGCCGGACCTCTACCCCGCCGACGCGCCTTGGCTGCCGGCACGCAATCTGACCCTGAGCGAAGGCTGGAACCCCACGCCGGACCATGTACAAGTCGGCGACTCACTGACACGCAGCCTCACCGTCGAGGCCGAAGGCCTGTCCAGCGCGCAGTTGCCGGCGCTGCCCAGCACTGAAGTCAATGGCCTGCGCCGCTATCCCGATCAACCGGTACTCGGTAACCAGACCAGCGACCGCGGCCTGACCGGCAGCCGTGAAGACCGCGAAGCCCTGGTCCCAACCCGCGCCGGCGCCCTGGAACTGCCGCCGGTTGAAGTGGTGTGGTGGAACACCCACGAAGACCACCTGGAGCACACCACCCTGCCGGCGCGCACCGTGCAAGTGGCGGTTAACCCAAGCCTGTTGGTGGATACACCTGCCACACCGACCATCATCACCGCCCCCGACGATGAGCGCCTGTGGCAGTGGCAACTGAGCACGCTGCTCCTGGCCTGCACCACCCTGCTGGGCTTCGGTCTCTGGTGGCGTGCCCGCCGGCAACCAGCCGTGCAGCGCGCCGCGCAAACCGGCCCGAGCCCACGCACCTTGCTCGACGACCTCAAGCGTGCCACCCAGGCCAACGACCCCCACGCCACCCGCCAGGCTCTAGACGCCTGGGCCAGGCAACAGCCAGAAACCCTGGCCGACATGGCGGCGCGGTTTGTACCATTGTCAGATGCACTGGATGGCTTAAATGGTGCGCTGTACAGCGAAAGCGGCCAGTACTGGCTGGGTGACGACCTGTGGCGGGCGATCAAGGCCATCCCCGTGGCCGAGCGCGACCAAGACCCGGCGACCGACACCACCAGCTTGCCGCCGCTTTATCCGAAATAA